ATTTTCTTTCTCAAATAGAATAGCAACATTTTTATCTTTTAATAAGCGTACATATTGAAGTATATCTAGGGTGTTACGAGCAAATCTAGAAATGGATTTGGTTAGAATTAAATCTATTTTCCCATCAAGTGCATCGTTTATCATTTGCTGAAAACCTTGCCTGTGTCTCACTTGAGTGCCTGAGATAGCTTCATCTGCATAAACTCCTACATATTCCCAATTTTCATTTGAATTTATTAAATCTTTATAATACCTTACTTGAGATTGGTAGCTTTCTAGCTGTTCATTACTATCTGTACTTACTCTACAGTAGGCTGCAACACGCAGCCTTTTGATTTCTTTAGAGTTTTTTCTATCTATCCTATCCAAAGATGCCTCAATAACTTCCACCTTATTATTGCTCATTCCCCAATCACCTCACTTGTATCTTTATTCACTATTAGCTTGATTTTATCAGTAGATACAATTCTAAGCAACATTTATTATTTTATATTTATCTTTAAGATATTGCTTAATCATTTTATACTCAGCCACACTTATGACTTTATTATTT
This portion of the Keratinibaculum paraultunense genome encodes:
- a CDS encoding SHOCT domain-containing protein, whose amino-acid sequence is MDKRISYAVQLAMLKRLLNNKVISVAEYKMIKQYLKDKYKIINVA